A window of Candidatus Izemoplasma sp. contains these coding sequences:
- the rsmH gene encoding 16S rRNA (cytosine(1402)-N(4))-methyltransferase RsmH, translating into MKHISVLLDEAISYLDIKSDGIYVDCTLGGGGHSYEILKRLDTGHLYAFDQDDFAVEKASKKLDTLNKNYTIIRKNFVYIKDALNNLGIEKVDGILYDLGVSSFHFDDPERGFSYNYDAELDMRMDTRQSLTAKEIVNTYDYHELVKILYRYADESFAKQIARKIEARRKDASIETTFELVDVIKDALPQKVLKKKGHPAKKTFQALRIAVNDELQVFEKSLTQAFDLLNTGGRIVVISFHSLEDRIAKSLMKEKVTSDIPKDVPLLPHEIKEDIDFKLVTKKVIRPSKEELEHNNRAHSAKLRAIKKI; encoded by the coding sequence ATGAAACATATATCTGTATTATTAGATGAAGCAATAAGTTATCTTGATATTAAATCAGATGGTATCTATGTCGATTGTACACTTGGTGGTGGAGGCCATAGTTATGAGATATTAAAACGCCTTGATACGGGACATTTATATGCCTTTGATCAAGATGACTTTGCGGTTGAAAAAGCTTCTAAAAAACTTGATACACTAAATAAGAATTATACTATTATCAGAAAGAACTTTGTATACATCAAAGATGCGTTAAATAATCTTGGTATCGAGAAGGTTGATGGCATATTATATGACCTCGGAGTATCTTCATTTCATTTTGATGATCCTGAACGTGGGTTTAGTTATAATTATGATGCCGAACTTGATATGCGAATGGATACACGCCAATCTTTAACAGCTAAAGAGATTGTGAATACATATGATTATCATGAGTTAGTAAAGATTTTGTATCGCTACGCCGATGAATCGTTTGCCAAGCAAATTGCGCGTAAAATTGAAGCCAGACGGAAAGACGCATCAATTGAAACAACCTTTGAGCTTGTCGATGTGATTAAAGATGCCTTACCCCAAAAAGTATTAAAGAAAAAAGGCCATCCAGCGAAAAAGACCTTTCAAGCCTTACGGATAGCTGTGAATGATGAACTTCAAGTGTTTGAAAAATCATTAACACAAGCCTTTGATCTACTCAATACAGGTGGACGTATTGTTGTTATCTCATTCCATTCATTAGAAGACCGGATTGCGAAATCTTTAATGAAAGAAAAAGTCACCTCAGACATTCCAAAAGACGTCCCATTATTACCTCATGAGATCAAAGAAGATATTGATTTTAAACTTGTCACAAAGAAAGTGATTCGTCCAAGCAAAGAAGAGTTAGAACATAACAACCGTGCGCATAGTGCGAAACTTCGTGCAATAAAAAAAATATAA
- the rpmF gene encoding 50S ribosomal protein L32, which yields MAVPFRRTSKTAKRKRRTHYKLNVPGMVVCPNCGEMKLAHRVCKECGHYNGKAVVEEKTEIEDFDL from the coding sequence ATGGCAGTACCATTTCGTAGAACTTCTAAAACTGCGAAACGTAAACGTCGTACACATTACAAGTTGAATGTACCAGGAATGGTCGTTTGTCCAAACTGTGGTGAAATGAAATTAGCTCACCGCGTATGTAAAGAATGTGGACATTATAACGGTAAAGCAGTTGTAGAAGAAAAAACTGAGATTGAAGATTTCGATCTGTAA
- a CDS encoding YceD family protein — MKWTIAELMKQYNIDNTIDETIDLTDYIAGTDILDISDVHVTGDFEIYDGEEFNFLLEIDCTLTLQCAITLKEIEYPMHFEVEEVLTTYEDDETRKINGITIDLLPIIWSNIYLEKPMRVVSDNAYDEVDFENDEIPSSDETINKAFASLKNNKN, encoded by the coding sequence GTGAAATGGACAATCGCTGAATTAATGAAACAATATAATATTGATAATACAATTGATGAGACTATTGATTTAACTGATTATATTGCAGGTACTGATATTTTGGATATATCAGATGTCCATGTTACTGGTGATTTTGAGATTTATGATGGAGAAGAGTTCAACTTCTTATTAGAGATTGACTGTACCTTGACATTACAGTGTGCAATTACTCTAAAAGAGATAGAATATCCTATGCATTTTGAGGTTGAAGAGGTCTTAACGACCTATGAAGATGACGAAACTCGAAAAATTAATGGGATTACTATTGACTTATTACCGATAATATGGTCTAATATATACTTGGAGAAGCCAATGAGGGTTGTTTCTGATAACGCTTATGATGAAGTTGATTTTGAAAACGATGAGATTCCATCATCTGACGAGACCATAAACAAGGCATTTGCATCTCTCAAGAACAACAAGAATTAG